One genomic segment of Balaenoptera musculus isolate JJ_BM4_2016_0621 chromosome 11, mBalMus1.pri.v3, whole genome shotgun sequence includes these proteins:
- the C11H6orf132 gene encoding uncharacterized protein C6orf132 homolog isoform X6, with translation MKKNQTVQGTFSKLFGKKHANPPATSLYATNPPWIFTQEAPEEGTRHFDGIYYGDNRFDTVSESGTATLKARPRVRPLLTFLPLDAQENHGLAVPTPSVPDSFADKQMTGTSKLINGNLRLYSSVGDLRPRYYGQDLLIPPPPPGPAPAPPSDTPQPQEEPSPPPPPSTAPPPPPLLLLEPPSPPSVAPPLPPVMGALPAAPPLPSPSTPTPPDFIPPAPPPPLLPAPAPPAPVSPHTPGTHPFPAAGITKWKSEVALSDGQPEAPRGSPPRSPAEPKGSLLGPEIHLTFPSSLKVPPPTPVRISSISSQEAQGALPEEGKATKKAPSRLPLPPSFHIRPASQVYPDRATEPDHPEEPRATAPASPRPSQSQAWTSEQAETPPPAPPLPPPPPPLPPPAPPLPPAAPPLPSAEKAAPPPAGVMKRPKSSSPAPKPKLNPPSPEDTASSESVDWRDPSQMAKLRNELSAYLCGSRREDRFASHRPGPIAASQGKESQKGPSLPEKEAPPSLPEKEAPPSLPEKEAPPSLPEKEAPPSLPEKEAPPSLPEKEAPPSLPEKEAPPSVPEESPCSQPERKAATSLTLPPVDYIPQDLPTPSIWQIRNKLEAQLSSSAEKEAKPSRGSLPPKPQLEGGRIFENRADNGKFSKPVAKNLPPLSTTPLPTTPLQSKATPGPATPAPAIPPKATPEPATPGPATPPKATPEPATPGSATPPKATPGRATPPKATPGRATPPKATPLPTTSSQLIAEKNLVPAGQWEKPEHQELAVPSKSEAEGRSSETSKPTQGALSSPALPPKISPGREEVPFLYKPHRSQNSPSRDVAVVMPTLSRGEAVGSGEPVEVKEPQGLPAKPPASAPPAEELLRHPVTGEVVEQGSAMALLLAARQRAQKGRSRGAALGQSSLPGSLRGHSQPRAGSDSIFYNDGQPNSFTVVPKVPKETEKDPQLTSPGQPKVTSQWKPQPRRDPEGMEPSRGYSWTKTEPQAPVAWERPAPSSLPRGRLLPKSSSSPPPSHKREEVEFNFEVIPPPPEFSNDPAPPPRALQYLGRRGSPPRNNFSDLGQLADAGPACGFSLFSASAGPSGAARGLDHFSGGGRSLIKKRLYVVGETHRSPRLPRGGTGRSPTSPNCFGPQPRGPFAAPGRPEMRRVNSTGRAPPAGLHVRKMSLEGAPRGEAKYKAPCGGGGNCGDCGCAPATRSGLWPLSSLQLEGDAGFPP, from the exons gCACCAGCAAGCTCATCAACGGCAACCTCCGATTATACAGCTCTGTGGGGGACCTAAGGCCCAGGTACTATGGCCAGGACTTGCTcatccccccgccacccccgggCCCAGCCCCGGCACCACCCTCAGACACTCCGCAGCCTCAAGAGGAGccctcaccaccacctccaccttccacagctcccccgcctcccccgctgctgctgctggaaccCCCGTCCCCGCCCAGCgtggccccacctctgcccccagtAATGGGGGCCCTACCCGCCGcacccccccttccctccccatccaCACCCACCCCTCCGGACTTcattccccctgccccacccccaccccttttgCCAGCCCCGGCTCCCCCAGCTCCAGTGTCTCCTCATACACCGGGGACTCACCCCTTCCCCGCTGCGGGTATCACCAAGTGGAAATCAGAGGTAGCGCTGAGTGACGGGCAGCCAGAGGCCCCCAGAGGCAGCCCCCCCAGGAGCCCTGCTGAGCCCAAGGGGAGCCTCCTGGGACCAGAGATCCACCTCACCTTCCCCAGCTCGCTCAAGgtgcctcccccaaccccagtcaGGATTTCATCCATCTCCAGTCAGGAAGCACAAGGGGCTCTTCCTGAGGAAGGAAAGGCCACCAAGAAGGCCCCCAGTCGACTCCCACTGCCTCCCAGCTTCCACATCCGCCCCGCGTCCCAGGTCTACCCCGACAGGGCCACTGAGCCAGACCATCCCGAGGAGCCCAGGGCTACGGCACCAGCCAGTCCGAGGCCGAGCCAGTCCCAGGCCTGGACAAGTGAACAAGCCGAgactccacctccagcccctcccctgccccctcctccacccccactccctcccccagcaccccccctgcccccagctgcccctcctttGCCATCTGCTGAGAAGGCAGCCCCTCCACCGGCTGGGGTTATGAAAAGACCCAAGTCCAGCTCTCCTGCTCCCAAACCCAAACTTAACCCCCCCAGCCCGGAGGACACAGCCTCTTCAGAGTCCGTGGACTGGCGGGATCCCAGCCAGATGGCAAAGCTGCGGAACGAGCTGTCAGCCTATCTCTGTGGCTCCAGGAGAGAGGACCGGTTTGCCAGTCATAGACCAGGCCCAATTGCAGCCTCTCAGGGAAAGGAGAGCCAGAAGGGCCCCAGCCTGCCAGAGAAAGAGGCGCCCCCAAGCCTGCCAGAGAAAGAGGCGCCCCCAAGCCTGCCAGAGAAAGAGGCGCCCCCAAGCCTGCCAGAGAAAGAGGCGCCCCCAAGCCTGCCAGAGAAGGAGGCGCCCCCAAGCCTGCCAGAGAAGGAGGCGCCCCCAAGTCTGCCAGAGAAGGAGGCGCCCCCAAGTGTTCCTGAGGAGAGTCCTTGCAGCCAGCCAGAGAGGAAGGCTGCCACCAGCCTGACCCTCCCACCTGTGGACTACATCCCCCAAGACTTGCCAACTCCTAGCATCTGGCAGATCCGGAATAAGTTGGAGGCCCAGCTTTCCTCATCAGCAGAGAAGGAAGCCAAGCCCAGCAGAGGGTCTCTGCCTCCCAAACCTCAGCTAGAAGGGGGAAGAATCTTTGAAAACAGGGCTGATAACGGCAAATTCTCCAAGCCCGTGGCCAAGAATCTGCCACCTCTATCCACCACCCCTCTGCCAACCACACCACTCCAGTCCAAGGCCACGCCTGGACCAGCCACACCTGCACCAGCCATACCACCCAAGGCCACACCTGAGCCAGCCACACCTGGACCAGCCACACCACCCAAGGCCACACCTGAGCCAGCCACACCTGGATCAGCCACACCACCCAAGGCCACACCTGGACGAGCCACACCACCCAAGGCCACACCTGGACGAGCCACACCACCCAAGGCCACACCTCTGCCCACCACATCATCCCAACTGATAGCAGAGAAGAACCTAGTCCCAGCTGGGCAGTGGGAGAAGCCAGAACATCAAGAACTTGCAGTGCCCTCCAAGTCAGAGGCAGAAGGGCGCTCCTCAGAGACCAGTAAGCCTACACAGGGAGCCCTCTCATCTCCAGCCCTCCCCCCAAAGATATCCCCTGGCCGAGAAGAGGTGCCATTTCTCTATAAGCCCCATCGCAGCCAGAACAGCCCCAGCAGAGATGTGGCCGTGGTGATGCCCACCCTGTCCAGAGGAGAGGCTGTAGGGTCAGGGGAGCCTGTGGAGGTGAAGGAGCCCCAGGGGCTGCCAGCCAAGCCCCCTGCCTCAGCCCCGCCCGCTGAGGAACTCCTCAGGCATCCAGTGACAGGGGAGGTGGTGGAGCAGGGCTCCGCGATGGCTCTGCTCCTTGcagccaggcagagggcacagaagGGGAGGTCcagaggggctgccctgggccagTCCTCCCTGCCAGGGAGTCTCCGTGGCCAcagccagcccagggcaggctcTGACAGCATCTTCTACAACGACGGCCAGCCCAACTCCTTCACAGTGGTCCCCAAGGTAcccaaggagactgagaaggaccCCCAGCTAACCTCGCCAGGACAGCCCAAGGTAACCAGTCAGTGGAAGCCCCAGCCCCGCAGAGACCCAGAGGGCATGGAGCCCAGCCGCGGGTACAGCTGGACAAAGACGGAGCCGCAGGCCCCCGTGGCCTGGGAAAGACCAGCGCCCTCGAGCCTCCCCCGGGGCCGCCTGCTGCCCAagtcctcctcttcccctcctccttcccacaagagggaggaggtggagttCAACTTTGAGGTCATCCCACCGCCGCCAGAATTCAGCAATgaccccgcgcccccgccccgcgccctgCAGTATCTGGGGCGCCGGGGCTCCCCTCCCCGGAACAACTTCTCAGACTTGGGGCAGCTCGCGGACGCGGGCCCCGCTTGCGGCTTCTCGCTCTTTTCCGCCAGTGCGGGCCCCTCCGGGGCCGCCAGGGGCCTGGACCATTTCTCGGGCGGGGGCCGTTCGCTTATCAAGAAGCGCCTGTACGTCGTCGGGGAGACCCACCGCAGCCCCAGGCTGCCCCGGGGCGGCACTGGCCGCAGCCCGACCTCCCCCAACTGCTTCGGGCCGCAGCCCAGAGGGCCCTTCGCAGCGCCCGGACGCCCGGAGATGCGGCGCGTCAACTCGACGGGTCGCGCGCCCCCCGCCGGCCTGCACGTGCGGAAGATGTCCCTGGAGGGCGCCCCCCGCGGAGAGGCCAAGTACAAAGCGccctgcggcggcggcggcaacTGCGGCGACTGCGGCTGCGCCCCGGCTACCCGCAG TGGCCTGTGGCCGCTTTCATCTCTGCAGCTCGAAGGCGATGCTGGCTTCCCACCATGA
- the C11H6orf132 gene encoding uncharacterized protein C6orf132 homolog isoform X5, translating into MKKNQTVQGTFSKLFGKKHANPPATSLYATNPPWIFTQEAPEEGTRHFDGIYYGDNRFDTVSESGTATLKARPRVRPLLTFLPLDAQENHGLAVPTPSVPDSFADKQMTGTSKLINGNLRLYSSVGDLRPRYYGQDLLIPPPPPGPAPAPPSDTPQPQEEPSPPPPPSTAPPPPPLLLLEPPSPPSVAPPLPPVMGALPAAPPLPSPSTPTPPDFIPPAPPPPLLPAPAPPAPVSPHTPGTHPFPAAGITKWKSEVALSDGQPEAPRGSPPRSPAEPKGSLLGPEIHLTFPSSLKVPPPTPVRISSISSQEAQGALPEEGKATKKAPSRLPLPPSFHIRPASQVYPDRATEPDHPEEPRATAPASPRPSQSQAWTSEQAETPPPAPPLPPPPPPLPPPAPPLPPAAPPLPSAEKAAPPPAGVMKRPKSSSPAPKPKLNPPSPEDTASSESVDWRDPSQMAKLRNELSAYLCGSRREDRFASHRPGPIAASQGKESQKGPSLPEKEAPPSLPEKEAPPSLPEKEAPPSLPEKEAPPSLPEKEAPPSLPEKEAPPSLPEKEAPPSVPEESPCSQPERKAATSLTLPPVDYIPQDLPTPSIWQIRNKLEAQLSSSAEKEAKPSRGSLPPKPQLEGGRIFENRADNGKFSKPVAKNLPPLSTTPLPTTPLQSKATPGPATPAPAIPPKATPEPATPGPATPPKATPEPATPGSATPPKATPGRATPPKATPGRATPPKATPLPTTSSQLIAEKNLVPAGQWEKPEHQELAVPSKSEAEGRSSETSKPTQGALSSPALPPKISPGREEVPFLYKPHRSQNSPSRDVAVVMPTLSRGEAVGSGEPVEVKEPQGLPAKPPASAPPAEELLRHPVTGEVVEQGSAMALLLAARQRAQKGRSRGAALGQSSLPGSLRGHSQPRAGSDSIFYNDGQPNSFTVVPKVPKETEKDPQLTSPGQPKVTSQWKPQPRRDPEGMEPSRGYSWTKTEPQAPVAWERPAPSSLPRGRLLPKSSSSPPPSHKREEVEFNFEVIPPPPEFSNDPAPPPRALQYLGRRGSPPRNNFSDLGQLADAGPACGFSLFSASAGPSGAARGLDHFSGGGRSLIKKRLYVVGETHRSPRLPRGGTGRSPTSPNCFGPQPRGPFAAPGRPEMRRVNSTGRAPPAGLHVRKMSLEGAPRGEAKYKAPCGGGGNCGDCGCAPATRRSPHSNPHYGSSINTFTLEGDAGFPP; encoded by the exons gCACCAGCAAGCTCATCAACGGCAACCTCCGATTATACAGCTCTGTGGGGGACCTAAGGCCCAGGTACTATGGCCAGGACTTGCTcatccccccgccacccccgggCCCAGCCCCGGCACCACCCTCAGACACTCCGCAGCCTCAAGAGGAGccctcaccaccacctccaccttccacagctcccccgcctcccccgctgctgctgctggaaccCCCGTCCCCGCCCAGCgtggccccacctctgcccccagtAATGGGGGCCCTACCCGCCGcacccccccttccctccccatccaCACCCACCCCTCCGGACTTcattccccctgccccacccccaccccttttgCCAGCCCCGGCTCCCCCAGCTCCAGTGTCTCCTCATACACCGGGGACTCACCCCTTCCCCGCTGCGGGTATCACCAAGTGGAAATCAGAGGTAGCGCTGAGTGACGGGCAGCCAGAGGCCCCCAGAGGCAGCCCCCCCAGGAGCCCTGCTGAGCCCAAGGGGAGCCTCCTGGGACCAGAGATCCACCTCACCTTCCCCAGCTCGCTCAAGgtgcctcccccaaccccagtcaGGATTTCATCCATCTCCAGTCAGGAAGCACAAGGGGCTCTTCCTGAGGAAGGAAAGGCCACCAAGAAGGCCCCCAGTCGACTCCCACTGCCTCCCAGCTTCCACATCCGCCCCGCGTCCCAGGTCTACCCCGACAGGGCCACTGAGCCAGACCATCCCGAGGAGCCCAGGGCTACGGCACCAGCCAGTCCGAGGCCGAGCCAGTCCCAGGCCTGGACAAGTGAACAAGCCGAgactccacctccagcccctcccctgccccctcctccacccccactccctcccccagcaccccccctgcccccagctgcccctcctttGCCATCTGCTGAGAAGGCAGCCCCTCCACCGGCTGGGGTTATGAAAAGACCCAAGTCCAGCTCTCCTGCTCCCAAACCCAAACTTAACCCCCCCAGCCCGGAGGACACAGCCTCTTCAGAGTCCGTGGACTGGCGGGATCCCAGCCAGATGGCAAAGCTGCGGAACGAGCTGTCAGCCTATCTCTGTGGCTCCAGGAGAGAGGACCGGTTTGCCAGTCATAGACCAGGCCCAATTGCAGCCTCTCAGGGAAAGGAGAGCCAGAAGGGCCCCAGCCTGCCAGAGAAAGAGGCGCCCCCAAGCCTGCCAGAGAAAGAGGCGCCCCCAAGCCTGCCAGAGAAAGAGGCGCCCCCAAGCCTGCCAGAGAAAGAGGCGCCCCCAAGCCTGCCAGAGAAGGAGGCGCCCCCAAGCCTGCCAGAGAAGGAGGCGCCCCCAAGTCTGCCAGAGAAGGAGGCGCCCCCAAGTGTTCCTGAGGAGAGTCCTTGCAGCCAGCCAGAGAGGAAGGCTGCCACCAGCCTGACCCTCCCACCTGTGGACTACATCCCCCAAGACTTGCCAACTCCTAGCATCTGGCAGATCCGGAATAAGTTGGAGGCCCAGCTTTCCTCATCAGCAGAGAAGGAAGCCAAGCCCAGCAGAGGGTCTCTGCCTCCCAAACCTCAGCTAGAAGGGGGAAGAATCTTTGAAAACAGGGCTGATAACGGCAAATTCTCCAAGCCCGTGGCCAAGAATCTGCCACCTCTATCCACCACCCCTCTGCCAACCACACCACTCCAGTCCAAGGCCACGCCTGGACCAGCCACACCTGCACCAGCCATACCACCCAAGGCCACACCTGAGCCAGCCACACCTGGACCAGCCACACCACCCAAGGCCACACCTGAGCCAGCCACACCTGGATCAGCCACACCACCCAAGGCCACACCTGGACGAGCCACACCACCCAAGGCCACACCTGGACGAGCCACACCACCCAAGGCCACACCTCTGCCCACCACATCATCCCAACTGATAGCAGAGAAGAACCTAGTCCCAGCTGGGCAGTGGGAGAAGCCAGAACATCAAGAACTTGCAGTGCCCTCCAAGTCAGAGGCAGAAGGGCGCTCCTCAGAGACCAGTAAGCCTACACAGGGAGCCCTCTCATCTCCAGCCCTCCCCCCAAAGATATCCCCTGGCCGAGAAGAGGTGCCATTTCTCTATAAGCCCCATCGCAGCCAGAACAGCCCCAGCAGAGATGTGGCCGTGGTGATGCCCACCCTGTCCAGAGGAGAGGCTGTAGGGTCAGGGGAGCCTGTGGAGGTGAAGGAGCCCCAGGGGCTGCCAGCCAAGCCCCCTGCCTCAGCCCCGCCCGCTGAGGAACTCCTCAGGCATCCAGTGACAGGGGAGGTGGTGGAGCAGGGCTCCGCGATGGCTCTGCTCCTTGcagccaggcagagggcacagaagGGGAGGTCcagaggggctgccctgggccagTCCTCCCTGCCAGGGAGTCTCCGTGGCCAcagccagcccagggcaggctcTGACAGCATCTTCTACAACGACGGCCAGCCCAACTCCTTCACAGTGGTCCCCAAGGTAcccaaggagactgagaaggaccCCCAGCTAACCTCGCCAGGACAGCCCAAGGTAACCAGTCAGTGGAAGCCCCAGCCCCGCAGAGACCCAGAGGGCATGGAGCCCAGCCGCGGGTACAGCTGGACAAAGACGGAGCCGCAGGCCCCCGTGGCCTGGGAAAGACCAGCGCCCTCGAGCCTCCCCCGGGGCCGCCTGCTGCCCAagtcctcctcttcccctcctccttcccacaagagggaggaggtggagttCAACTTTGAGGTCATCCCACCGCCGCCAGAATTCAGCAATgaccccgcgcccccgccccgcgccctgCAGTATCTGGGGCGCCGGGGCTCCCCTCCCCGGAACAACTTCTCAGACTTGGGGCAGCTCGCGGACGCGGGCCCCGCTTGCGGCTTCTCGCTCTTTTCCGCCAGTGCGGGCCCCTCCGGGGCCGCCAGGGGCCTGGACCATTTCTCGGGCGGGGGCCGTTCGCTTATCAAGAAGCGCCTGTACGTCGTCGGGGAGACCCACCGCAGCCCCAGGCTGCCCCGGGGCGGCACTGGCCGCAGCCCGACCTCCCCCAACTGCTTCGGGCCGCAGCCCAGAGGGCCCTTCGCAGCGCCCGGACGCCCGGAGATGCGGCGCGTCAACTCGACGGGTCGCGCGCCCCCCGCCGGCCTGCACGTGCGGAAGATGTCCCTGGAGGGCGCCCCCCGCGGAGAGGCCAAGTACAAAGCGccctgcggcggcggcggcaacTGCGGCGACTGCGGCTGCGCCCCGGCTACCCGCAG GTCTCCCCACAGCAACCCCCACTATGGAAGCTCCATCAACACATTCACC CTCGAAGGCGATGCTGGCTTCCCACCATGA
- the C11H6orf132 gene encoding uncharacterized protein C6orf132 homolog isoform X3: protein MKKNQTVQGTFSKLFGKKHANPPATSLYATNPPWIFTQEAPEEGTRHFDGIYYGDNRFDTVSESGTATLKARPRVRPLLTFLPLDAQENHGLAVPTPSVPDSFADKQMTGTSKLINGNLRLYSSVGDLRPRYYGQDLLIPPPPPGPAPAPPSDTPQPQEEPSPPPPPSTAPPPPPLLLLEPPSPPSVAPPLPPVMGALPAAPPLPSPSTPTPPDFIPPAPPPPLLPAPAPPAPVSPHTPGTHPFPAAGITKWKSEVALSDGQPEAPRGSPPRSPAEPKGSLLGPEIHLTFPSSLKVPPPTPVRISSISSQEAQGALPEEGKATKKAPSRLPLPPSFHIRPASQVYPDRATEPDHPEEPRATAPASPRPSQSQAWTSEQAETPPPAPPLPPPPPPLPPPAPPLPPAAPPLPSAEKAAPPPAGVMKRPKSSSPAPKPKLNPPSPEDTASSESVDWRDPSQMAKLRNELSAYLCGSRREDRFASHRPGPIAASQGKESQKGPSLPEKEAPPSLPEKEAPPSLPEKEAPPSLPEKEAPPSLPEKEAPPSLPEKEAPPSLPEKEAPPSVPEESPCSQPERKAATSLTLPPVDYIPQDLPTPSIWQIRNKLEAQLSSSAEKEAKPSRGSLPPKPQLEGGRIFENRADNGKFSKPVAKNLPPLSTTPLPTTPLQSKATPGPATPAPAIPPKATPEPATPGPATPPKATPEPATPGSATPPKATPGRATPPKATPGRATPPKATPLPTTSSQLIAEKNLVPAGQWEKPEHQELAVPSKSEAEGRSSETSKPTQGALSSPALPPKISPGREEVPFLYKPHRSQNSPSRDVAVVMPTLSRGEAVGSGEPVEVKEPQGLPAKPPASAPPAEELLRHPVTGEVVEQGSAMALLLAARQRAQKGRSRGAALGQSSLPGSLRGHSQPRAGSDSIFYNDGQPNSFTVVPKVPKETEKDPQLTSPGQPKVTSQWKPQPRRDPEGMEPSRGYSWTKTEPQAPVAWERPAPSSLPRGRLLPKSSSSPPPSHKREEVEFNFEVIPPPPEFSNDPAPPPRALQYLGRRGSPPRNNFSDLGQLADAGPACGFSLFSASAGPSGAARGLDHFSGGGRSLIKKRLYVVGETHRSPRLPRGGTGRSPTSPNCFGPQPRGPFAAPGRPEMRRVNSTGRAPPAGLHVRKMSLEGAPRGEAKYKAPCGGGGNCGDCGCAPATRSSKAMLASHHESAAQDGRPLIPGRGAGLLPSDGTGMAGCCRPAVGASGCFWPGR from the exons gCACCAGCAAGCTCATCAACGGCAACCTCCGATTATACAGCTCTGTGGGGGACCTAAGGCCCAGGTACTATGGCCAGGACTTGCTcatccccccgccacccccgggCCCAGCCCCGGCACCACCCTCAGACACTCCGCAGCCTCAAGAGGAGccctcaccaccacctccaccttccacagctcccccgcctcccccgctgctgctgctggaaccCCCGTCCCCGCCCAGCgtggccccacctctgcccccagtAATGGGGGCCCTACCCGCCGcacccccccttccctccccatccaCACCCACCCCTCCGGACTTcattccccctgccccacccccaccccttttgCCAGCCCCGGCTCCCCCAGCTCCAGTGTCTCCTCATACACCGGGGACTCACCCCTTCCCCGCTGCGGGTATCACCAAGTGGAAATCAGAGGTAGCGCTGAGTGACGGGCAGCCAGAGGCCCCCAGAGGCAGCCCCCCCAGGAGCCCTGCTGAGCCCAAGGGGAGCCTCCTGGGACCAGAGATCCACCTCACCTTCCCCAGCTCGCTCAAGgtgcctcccccaaccccagtcaGGATTTCATCCATCTCCAGTCAGGAAGCACAAGGGGCTCTTCCTGAGGAAGGAAAGGCCACCAAGAAGGCCCCCAGTCGACTCCCACTGCCTCCCAGCTTCCACATCCGCCCCGCGTCCCAGGTCTACCCCGACAGGGCCACTGAGCCAGACCATCCCGAGGAGCCCAGGGCTACGGCACCAGCCAGTCCGAGGCCGAGCCAGTCCCAGGCCTGGACAAGTGAACAAGCCGAgactccacctccagcccctcccctgccccctcctccacccccactccctcccccagcaccccccctgcccccagctgcccctcctttGCCATCTGCTGAGAAGGCAGCCCCTCCACCGGCTGGGGTTATGAAAAGACCCAAGTCCAGCTCTCCTGCTCCCAAACCCAAACTTAACCCCCCCAGCCCGGAGGACACAGCCTCTTCAGAGTCCGTGGACTGGCGGGATCCCAGCCAGATGGCAAAGCTGCGGAACGAGCTGTCAGCCTATCTCTGTGGCTCCAGGAGAGAGGACCGGTTTGCCAGTCATAGACCAGGCCCAATTGCAGCCTCTCAGGGAAAGGAGAGCCAGAAGGGCCCCAGCCTGCCAGAGAAAGAGGCGCCCCCAAGCCTGCCAGAGAAAGAGGCGCCCCCAAGCCTGCCAGAGAAAGAGGCGCCCCCAAGCCTGCCAGAGAAAGAGGCGCCCCCAAGCCTGCCAGAGAAGGAGGCGCCCCCAAGCCTGCCAGAGAAGGAGGCGCCCCCAAGTCTGCCAGAGAAGGAGGCGCCCCCAAGTGTTCCTGAGGAGAGTCCTTGCAGCCAGCCAGAGAGGAAGGCTGCCACCAGCCTGACCCTCCCACCTGTGGACTACATCCCCCAAGACTTGCCAACTCCTAGCATCTGGCAGATCCGGAATAAGTTGGAGGCCCAGCTTTCCTCATCAGCAGAGAAGGAAGCCAAGCCCAGCAGAGGGTCTCTGCCTCCCAAACCTCAGCTAGAAGGGGGAAGAATCTTTGAAAACAGGGCTGATAACGGCAAATTCTCCAAGCCCGTGGCCAAGAATCTGCCACCTCTATCCACCACCCCTCTGCCAACCACACCACTCCAGTCCAAGGCCACGCCTGGACCAGCCACACCTGCACCAGCCATACCACCCAAGGCCACACCTGAGCCAGCCACACCTGGACCAGCCACACCACCCAAGGCCACACCTGAGCCAGCCACACCTGGATCAGCCACACCACCCAAGGCCACACCTGGACGAGCCACACCACCCAAGGCCACACCTGGACGAGCCACACCACCCAAGGCCACACCTCTGCCCACCACATCATCCCAACTGATAGCAGAGAAGAACCTAGTCCCAGCTGGGCAGTGGGAGAAGCCAGAACATCAAGAACTTGCAGTGCCCTCCAAGTCAGAGGCAGAAGGGCGCTCCTCAGAGACCAGTAAGCCTACACAGGGAGCCCTCTCATCTCCAGCCCTCCCCCCAAAGATATCCCCTGGCCGAGAAGAGGTGCCATTTCTCTATAAGCCCCATCGCAGCCAGAACAGCCCCAGCAGAGATGTGGCCGTGGTGATGCCCACCCTGTCCAGAGGAGAGGCTGTAGGGTCAGGGGAGCCTGTGGAGGTGAAGGAGCCCCAGGGGCTGCCAGCCAAGCCCCCTGCCTCAGCCCCGCCCGCTGAGGAACTCCTCAGGCATCCAGTGACAGGGGAGGTGGTGGAGCAGGGCTCCGCGATGGCTCTGCTCCTTGcagccaggcagagggcacagaagGGGAGGTCcagaggggctgccctgggccagTCCTCCCTGCCAGGGAGTCTCCGTGGCCAcagccagcccagggcaggctcTGACAGCATCTTCTACAACGACGGCCAGCCCAACTCCTTCACAGTGGTCCCCAAGGTAcccaaggagactgagaaggaccCCCAGCTAACCTCGCCAGGACAGCCCAAGGTAACCAGTCAGTGGAAGCCCCAGCCCCGCAGAGACCCAGAGGGCATGGAGCCCAGCCGCGGGTACAGCTGGACAAAGACGGAGCCGCAGGCCCCCGTGGCCTGGGAAAGACCAGCGCCCTCGAGCCTCCCCCGGGGCCGCCTGCTGCCCAagtcctcctcttcccctcctccttcccacaagagggaggaggtggagttCAACTTTGAGGTCATCCCACCGCCGCCAGAATTCAGCAATgaccccgcgcccccgccccgcgccctgCAGTATCTGGGGCGCCGGGGCTCCCCTCCCCGGAACAACTTCTCAGACTTGGGGCAGCTCGCGGACGCGGGCCCCGCTTGCGGCTTCTCGCTCTTTTCCGCCAGTGCGGGCCCCTCCGGGGCCGCCAGGGGCCTGGACCATTTCTCGGGCGGGGGCCGTTCGCTTATCAAGAAGCGCCTGTACGTCGTCGGGGAGACCCACCGCAGCCCCAGGCTGCCCCGGGGCGGCACTGGCCGCAGCCCGACCTCCCCCAACTGCTTCGGGCCGCAGCCCAGAGGGCCCTTCGCAGCGCCCGGACGCCCGGAGATGCGGCGCGTCAACTCGACGGGTCGCGCGCCCCCCGCCGGCCTGCACGTGCGGAAGATGTCCCTGGAGGGCGCCCCCCGCGGAGAGGCCAAGTACAAAGCGccctgcggcggcggcggcaacTGCGGCGACTGCGGCTGCGCCCCGGCTACCCGCAG CTCGAAGGCGATGCTGGCTTCCCACCATGAGTCAGCTGCCCAGGATGGGCGGCCACtgattccaggcagaggagctGGGCTTCTTCCCTCTGACGGCACAGGGATGGCCGGCTGCTGCAGACCCGCTGTTGGGGCCTCGGGATGTTTTTGGCCAGGAAGGTGA